TCTAATTACTTTGTGCATTTCCAATGATTACATGGACAAGAAAAAGATATGTGTAGTGCAGAAATGCACTTCTTATTTCCTTACGGCTGTCAGACACTAATCCATGGAGTGtaaaagtaaaggaaaaacTGAGTTTTTTTGGACAACGGTCTGAGCACGTGTCGTAtgagtgtcatacgagtgtcggacaccgtGACACActtaatcatagaggtgtccgtgcttcatagtgtACTAGAACTCTTTCTTGAAGTGTAGAATAATATTGATGTATGCATAACTCTCCCTTGGCGTCTATAAATAGTCGAGAACATATCATTTGTAAACTGAATAAGTAAAAAGTAAGCcataaaacaattaataaaaaaagaagaagtatTCTCTCAAATAGTTTGTCCTCCTCAGTTCCTCTAAAAAACTCATCATAACCTTCCTCTTTGGTTTCATTAAGTTGGTTGATGAATAGATGCATGAAAAGAAGTTACACTGCAAATAATATAGATTATGCTTGAGAGAAGTATAACCTTGTATTTTCTCACTTTCTCAAGAAAAAAGTGTTGCAGAAATTTACACACTTTCTACATATGCAGAATTTTCTTCAATTAAACATCTTCCAATAGTCCAAATCAATATTGTAACATGGTTTTGAATTGTCCTtttctttagttttagtttattGGAAACACCATCAAACAAATAAAGAATAAGCATTATTCCCAGTTTATATTAAGTCAACAACAGAATATATTCTTTGATTGAGTACCCTTTAATTTAGATATACTTGAAAAAAGAAGAACTCATATAGGAACAACACTCAAAGAAAAATTGGCATCTCCCCTTTGGAATCCACTATATTTTTCATCTTTACTTTTCCTTTAAGATTTCTAAGGTGCTTCCATTTTTCATAGAAAtttttgcatatatatagtCTAGCTACTTACTTTACTTGTTTATGACTCTATGATTGTTCTTAACATATATGTAGCCAAGCACAAGAATTCTGTAAGTTACTGTTGTAATAATCCTTTTCTCTTGTTTAATCTATTGTATATTGGagaatattttgaatttgaaattcaattatCTGAATACTATCATGtagtaatgatttgaaatataTCAAGAATACAGAATTTTTAGTGAAAATTGTGCATCCATATATATGATGTTTGTTGGCTCCAAATTTGAGTAAGATTGACAAAAATAGTATTTTAAAAACCGAACTAGATGGTTCAATCAGTTAGACGTTGAACGTAACATTATTATGGTCTTGTCTTGCTTTGAGTGAATTAAAGCAGTTGAACTATGATCCAAAGATCTCATTGGTTCGATGTCCGGTTCACTtcttaaaaaattagaaaattattCACTTTGACCATAAACAATTTGTTTTGTGACTGGTGAAAAATCAAAAACACCCTGAGTAatgtttatcttttttataaCTTTATGTTTCCTTGTATTACAAGGAATGTTTATCTTacatttttcctttttctcaagtctttgtcaaaaaaatggGAGCAGTAATCTGTTGCATGAGTGAACCAAGTGAGAAAAAGAGCTTGGAAAAGAAGCTTGAGAAGAAAATAGCTGAAATAAGAAGAAATAAATTTGGACAAACCAAATTGAAATCAGTTGATAGTATAGTTATGCAGTTCCCTATGTTCAAGGAGAGACTAAAAACCTTAAGAGCAATGTTTGAAGAATATGGTAAGCTTCAAAAACAATCTAAACATTCTTTTCTGAGTGAACACTTATTTTGGTCCTTAAATGTCTGAGACGCTGTCACAAATCACAATAGACCttgaatatatcaaaattacaaaatcatacCAAATCGTGTCTTTCGATGATTATAATGACAGCGTCTTAGACATATTTAGTGACGAAAATAATTGTTCACTCATTCTTTTCTTTATAAGCCACATCCTAAGTTCATAATTTCGATAGAAAACTAACATGGTGTTATGTTGTATCTTTCATAGATGAGGACTCTAATGGATCCATAGAGGCACATGAACTGAAAACTTTCTTAGAAGATTTGCAACTTCATCTTCAAGAGAATGAGATTGAGACTATTTTTCAGTACTGTGATATTGATGGAAGCAAAGGCATACAGTTCAATGAATTTATTGTTCTCCTATGCCTCCTCCATATCCTAACAGAACCTGTATCCTCTAATAATGTATTCTTCAGAAACTTGATTTCAATGTTTTCAAAACCGGTCTAGAGATCAAAACGGTGAGACCTCCAGATGAGAACAGGTTGAACCAACCGGCAGACTGGCCGATTCCTGGTTCAACCGATTCCTAGTTCGAGGTTCAACCGGGTGGTCTGGTTCTAGAAATACTGCCtcgttttattttt
This genomic interval from Trifolium pratense cultivar HEN17-A07 linkage group LG6, ARS_RC_1.1, whole genome shotgun sequence contains the following:
- the LOC123893086 gene encoding probable calcium-binding protein CML22 codes for the protein MGAVICCMSEPSEKKSLEKKLEKKIAEIRRNKFGQTKLKSVDSIVMQFPMFKERLKTLRAMFEEYDEDSNGSIEAHELKTFLEDLQLHLQENEIETIFQYCDIDGSKGIQFNEFIVLLCLLHILTEPVSSNNSPKAELAVAQVGQVFDTIVDIFLFFDKNGDGKLNKKDMIRTMNEAHPRERSPAHITKNRFREMDWDKNGQVTLREFLFGFINWVGIDVDE